One genomic segment of Hypomesus transpacificus isolate Combined female chromosome 5, fHypTra1, whole genome shotgun sequence includes these proteins:
- the glra4b gene encoding glycine receptor, alpha 4b: MLSHVLWAVWVPSFCFLQGRLGFCKETKLPSRAVRPPSPSDFLDKLMGRTSGYDARIRPNFKGPPVNVTCNIFINSFGSITETTMDYRLNVFLRQQWNDPRLAYKEYPDDSLDLDPSMLDSIWKPDLFFANEKGANFHEVTTDNKLLRIFHNGNVLYSIRLTLILSCPMDLKNFPMDSQLCTMQLESFGYTMNDLIFQWLDVGAVQVADDLMLPQFVLKEDKDMGYCTKYYNTGKFTCIEVKFHLERQMGYYLIQMYIPSLLTVILSWVSFWINMDAAPARVGLGITTVLTMTTQSSGSRASLPKVSYVKAIDIWMAVCLLFVFAALLEYAAVNFVSRQHKEFFRLKRKLKEQQRQGSGGCDNKSKGNHHPGNSAPQGNTPMPCSVCAREEELAQQNQNFYFPGYGMSSDGAEMDAAPVFADFPPGFSFYQIRRRFVDRAKRIDTISRAVFPLTFLIFNVFYWLTYKVLRHEDI, from the exons gtTGGGGTTCTGTAAAGAGACGAAGCTTCCGAGCAGAGCAGTGAGGCCTCCGTCCCCCTCGGACTTCCTGGACAAACTCATGGGTCGGACGTCAGGGTACGACGCCCGCATCAGACCCAACTTCAAAG GACCTCCTGTGAATGTCACCTGCAACATCTTCATTAACAGCTTTGGATCCATCACTGAAACCACCATG GACTATCGCCTGAACGTGTTTCTCCGGCAGCAGTGGAACGACCCCCGCCTGGCCTACAAGGAGTACCCCGACGACTCCCTGGACCTGGACCCCTCCATGCTGGACTCCATCTGGAAGCCTGACCTGTTCTTCGCTAACGAGAAGGGAGCCAACTTCCACGAGGTCACCACGGACAACAAACTGCTGCGCATCTTCCATAACGGAAACGTCCTCTACAGTATCAG GCTCACGCTGATCCTGTCCTGCCCCATGGATCTGAAGAACTTCCCTATGGACAGTCAGCTCTGCACCATGCAGCTGGAGAGCT TTGGCTACACAATGAATGACCTGATATTCCAGTGGCTGGACGTGGGTGCTGTACAAGTGGCTGACGACCTGATGCTACCTCAGTTTGTactgaaagaggacaaggatATGGGTTACTGCACCAAGTACTACAACACAG GTAAATTCACCTGCATCGAGGTCAAGTTCCACCTGGAGCGGCAGATGGGATATTACCTGATCCAGATGTACATCCCTTCGCTGCTCACAGTCATCCTATCCTGGGTCTCTTTCTGGATCAACATGGACGCCGCACCCgccagggtggggctggggatCACCACTGTGCTCACCATGACGACCCAGAGCTCTGGGTCAAGGGCTTCGCTTCCCAAG gTGTCGTATGTGAAGGCCATAGACATCTGGATGGCCGTCTGTCTCCTGTTCGTCTTCGCCGCGCTGCTCGAGTACGCAGCTGTTAATTTTGTCTCACGGCAACACAAAGAGTTCTTCAGACTGAAGAGAAAGCTGAAAGAACAACAGCGGCAGGGATCA GGTGGCTGTGACAACAAAAGcaaggggaaccaccacccagGCAACAGCGCTCCCCAGGGGAACACGCCCATGCCGTGCAGCGTGTGCGCCAGG gaggaggagctggcccAACAGAACCAAAACTTCTACTTCCCTGGTTATGGGATGTCGTCGGACGGAGCGGAGATGGACGCGGCGCCTGTCTTCGCTGACTTCCCTCCCGGCTTCTCCTTCTACCAGATCCGCCGGCGCTTTGTGGACCGGGCCAAGCGGATCGACACCATCTCCAGGGCGGTGTTCCCTCTCACGTTCCTGATCTTCAACGTCTTCTACTGGCTCACGTACAAGGTTCTGCGACACGAAGACATTTGA